A single window of Oerskovia paurometabola DNA harbors:
- a CDS encoding TetR/AcrR family transcriptional regulator codes for MTDTDLPSRERLVRAARDLFWAQGVEGTSPRQVLEASGVGQGSLYHHFPTKHDLSLAAISATTHDALSSVASDLEDADRSPAERLVAYLERPRPALAGCKVGRLTSDPSVMSDDELRGPVRDYFAGLVARVQAVFEETGLPDDAAHDRAYAAVAIVQGGYVLARALDDPAAMSAAVEGFVSMLEPALDPSTAARR; via the coding sequence ATGACCGACACCGACCTCCCGAGCCGCGAGCGCCTCGTGCGCGCGGCCCGCGACCTGTTCTGGGCACAGGGCGTCGAGGGCACGAGCCCGCGCCAGGTCCTCGAGGCGAGCGGCGTGGGGCAGGGCAGCCTCTACCACCACTTCCCCACCAAGCACGACCTCTCGCTCGCCGCGATCAGCGCGACCACCCACGACGCCCTCTCGTCCGTCGCGAGCGACCTCGAGGACGCCGACCGCTCACCCGCCGAACGCCTCGTGGCCTACCTCGAACGGCCGCGTCCGGCGCTCGCGGGCTGCAAGGTCGGGCGCCTGACGAGCGACCCGTCGGTCATGTCGGACGACGAGCTGCGCGGCCCCGTCCGCGACTACTTCGCGGGCCTGGTCGCGCGGGTCCAGGCGGTCTTCGAGGAGACCGGCCTGCCCGACGACGCCGCGCACGACCGCGCGTACGCGGCGGTCGCGATCGTCCAGGGCGGGTACGTGCTCGCGCGGGCCCTCGACGACCCGGCGGCGATGAGCGCCGCGGTCGAGGGGTTCGTGTCGATGCTCGAACCGGCGCTGGACCCGAGCACGGCGGCACGTCGATGA
- a CDS encoding maleylpyruvate isomerase family mycothiol-dependent enzyme, translated as MTRTTQDTSTSITGTHTTSDATRAARADAGAALHQLVEAVRTLDDAALRSPSALDGWTVGHVLSHVAMVGDALARQAELAARGETAEVYEGGAEGRAAGIESGATRSRDEHLDALGAAGARLDAAWDLTDRTGWDAPVTYRDGAVADVLDCWWREVRIHATDLGEVSTAQGLTPSATWGLAFTDHLLDFLGLRLAEPVLVARDEDGARAVVGPEGVRAAAPGADDTLTTVTGSAADVAAWLAGRESATTPVARRGGVAVDLPPLAPWPSGVPVRRRAPVRP; from the coding sequence ATGACGAGGACCACGCAGGACACCAGCACGAGCATCACCGGCACGCACACCACCTCCGACGCGACGCGCGCCGCACGCGCCGACGCGGGTGCCGCGCTGCACCAGCTCGTCGAGGCCGTCCGCACGCTCGACGACGCCGCGCTCCGCTCCCCCAGCGCGCTCGACGGGTGGACCGTCGGGCACGTGCTCTCCCACGTCGCGATGGTCGGCGACGCGCTCGCCCGCCAGGCCGAGCTCGCAGCCCGCGGCGAGACGGCCGAGGTCTACGAGGGCGGGGCCGAGGGCCGCGCGGCGGGGATCGAGTCCGGCGCGACCCGCTCGCGCGACGAGCACCTCGACGCGCTCGGGGCGGCAGGCGCACGGCTCGACGCGGCCTGGGACCTGACCGACCGCACGGGGTGGGACGCACCCGTGACGTATCGCGACGGGGCGGTCGCCGACGTCCTCGACTGCTGGTGGCGAGAGGTCCGCATCCACGCGACCGACCTGGGCGAGGTCAGTACCGCCCAGGGACTCACGCCGTCCGCGACCTGGGGGCTCGCCTTCACCGACCACCTGCTCGACTTCCTGGGCCTGCGCCTGGCCGAGCCCGTGCTCGTGGCGCGGGACGAGGACGGGGCGCGCGCCGTCGTCGGGCCCGAGGGCGTGCGGGCCGCCGCCCCGGGAGCAGACGACACGCTCACGACCGTGACGGGTTCCGCGGCGGACGTCGCCGCGTGGCTCGCAGGACGCGAGAGCGCCACCACCCCGGTCGCACGCCGCGGCGGGGTCGCGGTGGACCTGCCCCCGCTCGCGCCCTGGCCGTCGGGCGTCCCCGTGCGCCGCCGAGCGCCGGTCAGGCCCTGA
- the mqo gene encoding malate dehydrogenase (quinone), producing MATKKTTGQNTIDVALIGGGIMSATLGALLKLLEPTWTIKVFERLDAVAQESSNPWNNAGTGHAALCELNYTPEKADGTIEISKAVTINEQFEVSREFWHHLLTGGHLPEPASFISHTPHMTFVRGAANVDYLKRRFTALSAHPLFSELEFTDDPAVIAQWAPLLVLDRDGDEAVAATRATSGTDVDFGALTSQLFDFLTAHDVELNLQHEVNRLKKRKDGTWDVTVKDVSWNAKQGPRTVNARFVFVGAGGGALPLLQKAGIKEAKGYGGFPISGEFLRTDNPEIVAQHQAKVYGKADVGSPPMSVPHLDTRVVDGKTYLMFGPYAGFSPKYLKKGSLLDLFTSLRTHNIGSMLGAGLKNIDLTQYLVGQLVASPEAKFTALQAFMPTAHPKDWEKITAGQRVQVIKKDPAKGGVLEFGTEVIAAADGSIAGLLGASPGASTAVPAMIDVLERCFPQQFATWRPALGAMIPSLGQATWEATELDSLSASAGPSEEAVGAR from the coding sequence GTGGCGACTAAGAAGACAACGGGTCAGAACACCATCGACGTAGCCCTCATCGGCGGCGGCATCATGAGTGCGACCCTCGGCGCCCTCCTGAAGCTCCTCGAGCCCACGTGGACCATCAAGGTCTTCGAGCGCCTCGACGCGGTAGCCCAGGAGTCCTCCAACCCGTGGAACAACGCTGGCACCGGCCACGCTGCGCTCTGCGAGCTGAACTACACCCCCGAGAAGGCCGACGGGACCATCGAGATCTCCAAGGCGGTCACGATCAACGAGCAGTTCGAGGTGTCGCGCGAGTTCTGGCACCACCTGCTCACCGGGGGCCACCTGCCCGAGCCCGCGAGCTTCATCAGCCACACCCCGCACATGACGTTCGTGCGCGGCGCGGCCAACGTGGACTACCTCAAGCGCCGCTTCACCGCGCTGAGCGCCCACCCGCTGTTCAGCGAGCTCGAGTTCACCGACGACCCCGCGGTCATCGCGCAGTGGGCACCCCTGCTGGTCCTCGACCGGGACGGCGACGAGGCCGTCGCCGCGACCCGTGCGACGAGCGGCACGGACGTCGACTTCGGCGCGCTCACCTCGCAGCTCTTCGACTTCCTCACGGCCCACGACGTCGAGCTCAACCTCCAGCACGAGGTCAACCGCCTCAAGAAGCGCAAGGACGGCACCTGGGACGTCACCGTCAAGGACGTGTCCTGGAACGCCAAGCAGGGGCCGCGCACCGTCAACGCCCGCTTCGTGTTCGTCGGCGCGGGCGGCGGCGCCCTGCCGCTGCTGCAGAAGGCCGGGATCAAGGAGGCCAAGGGCTACGGCGGCTTCCCCATCAGCGGCGAGTTCCTGCGCACCGACAACCCGGAGATCGTCGCCCAGCACCAGGCCAAGGTGTACGGCAAGGCCGACGTCGGCTCGCCGCCCATGTCCGTCCCGCACCTCGACACGCGCGTGGTCGACGGCAAGACGTACCTGATGTTCGGCCCCTACGCCGGGTTCAGCCCCAAGTACCTCAAGAAGGGGTCGCTGCTCGACCTCTTCACCTCGCTGCGGACCCACAACATCGGGTCCATGCTCGGCGCAGGCCTCAAGAACATCGACCTCACGCAGTACCTGGTCGGTCAGCTCGTCGCGAGCCCCGAGGCCAAGTTCACGGCGCTCCAGGCCTTCATGCCCACGGCTCACCCCAAGGACTGGGAGAAGATCACCGCGGGCCAGCGCGTGCAGGTCATCAAGAAGGACCCCGCCAAGGGCGGTGTGCTCGAGTTCGGCACCGAGGTCATCGCGGCCGCGGACGGCTCGATCGCCGGCCTGCTCGGCGCCTCGCCGGGCGCCTCGACCGCGGTGCCCGCGATGATCGACGTGCTCGAGCGCTGCTTCCCGCAGCAGTTCGCCACGTGGCGCCCCGCGCTCGGGGCCATGATCCCGAGCCTCGGCCAGGCCACGTGGGAGGCGACCGAGCTCGACTCGCTCTCCGCCTCCGCGGGGCCCTCGGAGGAGGCGGTCGGCGCCCGCTGA
- a CDS encoding pyridoxine/pyridoxamine 5'-phosphate oxidase — MSAGPHGSPGPGDTRDERSAREPSSLRERLRALPTFAPGLPTLEPDATPSDPVTLFRAWIEEAIDAGAPLPHAMTLATAGASGEVHARTVILKDVDPSGWWFATGSTSPKARDLAENPHAALTFLWPVLGRQVRVTGPVTPADPATSAADFLARSDGSRAAALVGHQSEALASRQEYRDAFAGALARAQHDPTLIEPTWTAYALAPTSVEFWQASDDRGQTRLRYRAVGHDWEKGLLWP, encoded by the coding sequence ATGAGCGCCGGGCCGCACGGCTCGCCAGGCCCCGGCGACACCCGGGACGAGCGCTCCGCCCGTGAGCCCTCGTCGCTCCGTGAGCGCCTCCGCGCCCTGCCGACCTTCGCCCCGGGACTGCCGACCCTCGAACCGGACGCGACGCCGTCGGACCCCGTGACGCTGTTCCGCGCCTGGATCGAGGAGGCGATCGACGCCGGGGCGCCGCTCCCCCACGCCATGACGCTGGCGACCGCCGGGGCCTCCGGCGAGGTGCACGCGCGCACCGTGATCCTCAAGGACGTCGACCCCTCGGGATGGTGGTTCGCGACCGGCTCGACGAGCCCCAAGGCCCGCGACCTCGCAGAGAACCCGCACGCCGCCCTCACGTTCCTCTGGCCAGTCCTGGGACGCCAGGTCCGCGTCACCGGGCCTGTGACGCCCGCCGACCCCGCGACGAGCGCGGCGGACTTCCTCGCCCGCTCGGACGGCTCGCGCGCCGCCGCGCTCGTGGGCCACCAGAGCGAGGCCCTCGCGTCCCGGCAGGAGTACCGGGATGCCTTCGCGGGCGCGCTCGCCCGCGCACAGCACGACCCGACGCTGATCGAGCCCACCTGGACCGCCTACGCGCTCGCGCCGACGTCGGTCGAGTTCTGGCAGGCGTCGGACGACCGCGGACAGACCCGGCTGCGCTACCGCGCGGTCGGCCACGACTGGGAGAAGGGGCTGCTCTGGCCATGA
- the nirB gene encoding nitrite reductase large subunit NirB, which translates to MSTPTPGRVVVVGAGMVAHRFVSQMIARSPEGAWHVSVVGDEDRAPYDRVHLSEYFTGRSADDLTMEPSVWDDSRTELVTGDAVAAVDRETQTVTTRSGRVLAYDHLVLATGSWAWTPRTEGTDLPGVFSYRTLADLEGLREYVGLRTARLGRPLHGVVVGGGVLGLEAAAALQTLGAAATVVEFADRLMSVQLDDAGGEALRVLVTDRGIDVRTSTGATGLSAAGDGAVGGMDLSDGSRIPADVVIFSTGIRPRDRVAREAGLAIGERGGVVVGAACHTSDPAVWAIGECASFEDQCVGLVAPGNAMADVVVDRLLGGSATYSPAPEGTKLKGVDIEAASFGDVFGLTPGALEVTFADPVARTYRKLVVSDDARTLLGGVFVGDAALYSSLRPLLGRSLGADPSAFLAPEGGAPALGGDLPDDVVVCSCANVTAGTVRGAVTEHGCTSLGEVKACTKAGTVCGSCVPVLTKIVNTTLEAAGVTVSNAMCEHFTMSRAELFALVRQDGLRTFTQIVAAHGTGRGCVVCKPVVASILASLWGGYILDGEQAALQDTNDRALANLQKDGTYSVVPRVPAGEITPEKLIVIGQVAQDFGLYTRVTGAQRIGLFGARIDQLPEIWRRLVDAGMESGQAYGKSLRAVKSCVGSSWCRFGVQDSVGMAVRLELRYRGLRSPHKFKIGVSGCARECAEARGKDVGVIATEKGWNVYVGGNGGFSPRHAELLAEDLDDETLVAVVDRFLAYYVRTADRLQRTAPWVADFPGGIVELRKVLVEDSLGIAADLEAEVARHVESYVDEWAQTLDDPDRLSRFVSFVNAPDQHDPDLAYTGVRGQVRPARPGEPSDNNPVIARTVEVRK; encoded by the coding sequence ATGAGCACTCCCACCCCCGGCCGCGTCGTGGTGGTCGGCGCCGGCATGGTCGCCCACCGGTTCGTGAGCCAGATGATCGCACGCTCTCCCGAGGGGGCGTGGCACGTGTCCGTCGTCGGGGACGAGGACCGTGCCCCGTACGACCGCGTGCACCTGTCCGAGTACTTCACGGGCCGCTCGGCGGACGACCTGACGATGGAGCCCTCGGTCTGGGACGACTCGCGCACCGAGCTGGTCACGGGCGACGCGGTCGCGGCAGTGGACCGCGAGACGCAGACCGTCACGACGAGGTCCGGGCGCGTGCTCGCCTACGACCACCTGGTCCTGGCCACGGGCTCCTGGGCCTGGACCCCGCGCACCGAGGGCACCGACCTGCCGGGCGTGTTCAGCTATCGCACCCTGGCCGACCTGGAGGGGCTGCGCGAGTACGTCGGGCTGCGCACCGCACGCCTGGGGCGTCCGCTGCACGGCGTCGTCGTCGGGGGAGGCGTGCTGGGGCTCGAGGCCGCGGCCGCGCTCCAGACCCTCGGCGCGGCCGCGACCGTCGTGGAGTTCGCCGACCGCCTCATGAGCGTCCAGCTCGACGACGCGGGCGGCGAGGCGCTGCGCGTGCTCGTGACCGACCGCGGCATCGACGTCCGTACCTCGACCGGCGCCACGGGGCTCTCGGCCGCGGGCGACGGCGCGGTGGGCGGTATGGACCTGTCGGACGGGTCGCGGATCCCCGCCGACGTCGTGATCTTCTCGACCGGCATCCGGCCCCGGGACCGCGTCGCGCGCGAGGCGGGCCTCGCGATCGGCGAGCGCGGCGGCGTCGTCGTCGGTGCGGCGTGCCACACCTCGGACCCCGCCGTGTGGGCCATCGGGGAGTGCGCGTCGTTCGAGGACCAGTGCGTGGGCCTGGTCGCACCGGGCAACGCCATGGCCGACGTCGTCGTCGACCGGCTGCTCGGCGGCAGCGCGACCTACTCCCCGGCGCCCGAGGGGACCAAGCTCAAGGGCGTCGACATCGAGGCGGCGAGCTTCGGCGACGTGTTCGGGCTGACGCCCGGCGCGCTCGAGGTCACGTTCGCCGACCCGGTCGCGCGGACCTACCGCAAGCTCGTCGTCTCGGACGACGCACGGACCCTGCTCGGCGGCGTGTTCGTGGGCGACGCGGCCCTCTACTCGTCGCTGCGCCCCCTGCTGGGGCGTTCGCTGGGCGCCGACCCGTCGGCGTTCCTCGCCCCGGAGGGCGGCGCCCCGGCGCTCGGCGGCGACCTGCCCGACGACGTCGTGGTCTGCTCGTGCGCGAACGTCACCGCCGGGACGGTCCGCGGGGCGGTGACCGAGCACGGCTGCACGAGCCTGGGCGAGGTCAAGGCGTGCACCAAGGCAGGGACCGTGTGCGGGTCGTGCGTGCCCGTGCTCACCAAGATCGTCAACACGACGCTCGAGGCGGCCGGCGTCACGGTGTCGAACGCGATGTGCGAGCACTTCACGATGTCCCGCGCCGAGCTCTTCGCGCTCGTGCGGCAGGACGGGCTGCGCACCTTCACCCAGATCGTCGCGGCGCACGGCACGGGCCGCGGCTGCGTGGTCTGCAAGCCGGTCGTCGCTTCGATCCTCGCGTCGCTGTGGGGCGGGTACATCCTCGACGGCGAGCAGGCTGCGCTCCAGGACACCAACGACCGCGCACTGGCCAACCTGCAGAAGGACGGCACGTACTCGGTGGTGCCGCGCGTCCCCGCGGGGGAGATCACGCCCGAGAAGCTCATCGTGATCGGGCAGGTCGCGCAGGACTTCGGCCTGTACACGCGCGTGACGGGCGCCCAGCGGATCGGGCTCTTCGGGGCCCGGATCGACCAGCTCCCGGAGATCTGGCGCCGGCTGGTCGACGCGGGCATGGAGTCGGGGCAGGCGTACGGCAAGTCGCTGCGCGCGGTGAAGTCGTGCGTGGGTTCCTCGTGGTGCCGGTTCGGGGTGCAGGACTCGGTGGGCATGGCCGTGCGTCTCGAGCTCCGCTACCGGGGGCTGCGGTCGCCGCACAAGTTCAAGATCGGTGTCTCGGGCTGTGCGCGCGAGTGCGCCGAGGCGCGCGGCAAGGACGTGGGCGTGATCGCGACCGAGAAGGGCTGGAACGTGTACGTGGGCGGCAACGGCGGCTTCTCGCCCCGGCACGCCGAGCTGCTCGCGGAGGACCTCGACGACGAGACGCTCGTCGCGGTGGTCGACCGCTTCCTCGCGTACTACGTCCGGACCGCGGACCGCCTGCAGCGCACGGCCCCCTGGGTCGCGGACTTCCCCGGCGGGATCGTCGAGCTGCGCAAGGTCCTGGTCGAGGACTCGCTGGGCATCGCGGCCGACCTCGAGGCCGAGGTCGCGCGGCACGTCGAGTCGTACGTCGACGAGTGGGCGCAGACCCTCGACGACCCGGACCGGCTGTCGCGGTTCGTGTCGTTCGTCAACGCACCCGACCAGCACGACCCGGACCTCGCCTACACGGGCGTGCGCGGGCAGGTGCGACCGGCCCGCCCCGGCGAGCCGTCCGACAACAACCCGGTGATCGCCCGCACGGTGGAGGTCCGCAAGTGA
- the nirD gene encoding nitrite reductase small subunit NirD, with protein MSATAWTTVCPFERLVPERGVAALVDGTQVAVFRLADDRLFAVQQRDPYSGANVLSRGIVGSAGETPTITSPMYKQVWDLTTGRCLDPSGKEPEALATFEVAVEDGTVLVRA; from the coding sequence GTGAGCGCGACGGCATGGACGACGGTCTGCCCCTTCGAGCGGCTCGTGCCCGAGCGCGGCGTCGCCGCGCTGGTCGACGGCACCCAGGTCGCGGTGTTCCGCCTGGCCGACGACCGGCTGTTCGCGGTCCAGCAGCGCGACCCCTACTCGGGGGCCAACGTGCTCTCGCGCGGCATCGTCGGTTCGGCGGGCGAGACCCCGACCATCACCTCGCCCATGTACAAGCAGGTCTGGGACCTGACGACGGGGCGGTGCCTCGACCCGAGCGGCAAGGAGCCCGAGGCCCTGGCGACCTTCGAGGTCGCGGTCGAGGACGGGACGGTCCTGGTCAGGGCCTGA